The following are encoded in a window of Actinomyces oris genomic DNA:
- a CDS encoding DEAD/DEAH box helicase, producing the protein MTHSSSTAPGASDAQSQDGNGPLSLDALFSAELSGGEQAGPAKNDEESTVAAPHHRDGTTSSPEDFATPASSDSPEDPEDVDHEEEADDVDRDLPEADPEDGIDDSDEDDGVDIDEDEVDGHTPFIDTDADSNADSDADSNGHQRDVERAASPRDRDKSEVRTAHEDEEITFADLGLPGDLLKAVTDMGFVTPTAIQKEAIPVLLAGRDVVGVAQTGTGKTAAFGLPLLDAVDSRDNVVQALVLAPTRELALQSAEAITDMAARSRGLEVVAVYGGAPYGPQIGALKGGAQVVVGTPGRVIDLIDKGALQLDDVRYFVLDEADEMLRMGFAEDVETIAESLPTDRRTALFSATMPPAIQAVARQHLHEPVQVEVSRPASTVATVHQTYAVVPFRHKIGAVSRVLAVTDAEAAIVFVRTKSTAEDVAIELAGRGIQAAAISGDVPQRERERLVERLRAGTLDVLVATDVAARGLDVDRIGLVVNFDVPREAEAYVHRIGRTGRAGRHGEAVTFLTPKEKGKLRQIERLTGSRLEEITLPSPADVSEHRARKLLSKAAARHERGRLDMYLPLVAESARELDIDVEELAATLLALAVGDEGPRRREDRGGERPQRARREENLDSEGTFLSASFEGGREKGRRAERGDRGEGRRSATRSGRREHEGPGTVYRVEVGHRDRVLPGAIVGALANEGGIEGSDIGKIDILQSFSLVTIYADLSPEQLSVMGRATFAGRELRIRPDEGPGHGWSGPNGERRPKRRDWEDRRDRGDRGERSERGFRPRREDGERGWKDRDGRGGRGGYDRSERGERRDNRRWDERRGDRDGFRGRREDRGGRGYDRDGHRGERHGYGERNQNRFGGHRGGFRGGRGER; encoded by the coding sequence ATGACTCACTCCAGCAGTACTGCGCCTGGCGCCTCCGATGCTCAGAGCCAGGACGGCAACGGCCCCCTCAGCCTCGACGCGCTCTTCTCCGCCGAGCTCTCCGGCGGCGAGCAGGCCGGCCCGGCCAAGAACGACGAGGAGAGCACTGTCGCCGCGCCGCACCACCGCGACGGCACCACCTCCTCCCCCGAGGACTTCGCCACTCCCGCCTCCTCTGATTCCCCTGAGGACCCGGAGGACGTCGACCACGAGGAGGAGGCGGACGACGTCGACCGAGACCTCCCCGAGGCCGACCCGGAGGACGGGATCGACGACTCCGATGAGGACGACGGCGTCGACATTGACGAGGATGAGGTTGACGGCCACACCCCCTTCATCGACACCGATGCTGATTCCAACGCCGATTCCGACGCTGACTCCAACGGCCACCAGCGCGACGTCGAGCGCGCCGCCTCGCCGCGCGACCGGGACAAGAGCGAGGTGAGGACCGCTCACGAGGATGAGGAGATCACCTTCGCCGACCTGGGTCTTCCCGGTGACCTGCTCAAGGCCGTCACCGACATGGGATTCGTGACCCCCACCGCCATCCAGAAGGAGGCGATCCCCGTTCTGCTGGCCGGCCGCGACGTCGTGGGCGTCGCCCAGACCGGAACCGGCAAGACGGCGGCCTTCGGGCTTCCGCTGCTCGACGCCGTCGATTCGCGCGACAACGTCGTTCAGGCGCTCGTTCTGGCCCCCACCCGCGAGCTCGCGCTCCAGAGCGCCGAGGCCATCACTGATATGGCTGCCCGCTCCCGCGGACTGGAGGTGGTGGCCGTCTACGGCGGTGCCCCATACGGCCCCCAGATCGGCGCGCTCAAGGGCGGCGCCCAGGTCGTCGTCGGCACTCCCGGGCGCGTCATCGACCTCATTGACAAGGGCGCGCTCCAGCTCGACGACGTGCGCTACTTCGTCCTGGACGAGGCCGACGAGATGCTGCGGATGGGCTTCGCCGAGGACGTGGAGACGATTGCGGAGTCCCTTCCCACCGATCGGCGCACCGCCCTGTTCTCCGCGACGATGCCTCCGGCCATCCAGGCCGTGGCGCGTCAGCACCTCCACGAGCCCGTTCAGGTGGAGGTCTCCAGGCCGGCCTCCACTGTCGCCACCGTCCACCAGACCTACGCGGTGGTTCCCTTCCGTCACAAGATCGGCGCCGTCTCCCGGGTCCTGGCCGTCACCGACGCCGAGGCCGCCATCGTCTTCGTGCGGACCAAGTCCACGGCCGAGGACGTCGCCATCGAGCTGGCGGGCAGGGGCATCCAGGCCGCCGCGATCTCCGGTGACGTTCCCCAGCGCGAGCGCGAGCGCCTGGTGGAGCGGCTGCGCGCCGGCACCCTTGACGTGCTGGTGGCCACGGACGTCGCCGCCCGAGGCCTGGACGTGGACCGCATCGGCCTGGTGGTCAACTTCGACGTGCCCCGCGAGGCCGAGGCCTACGTGCACCGTATCGGTCGCACGGGCCGCGCCGGCCGCCACGGCGAGGCCGTCACCTTCCTGACCCCCAAGGAGAAGGGCAAGCTCCGGCAGATCGAGCGCCTCACCGGAAGCCGTCTGGAGGAGATCACCCTGCCCTCCCCCGCGGACGTCTCCGAGCACCGCGCCCGCAAGCTCCTGTCCAAGGCCGCCGCCCGTCACGAGCGTGGCCGTCTGGACATGTACCTGCCGCTGGTCGCCGAGTCCGCCCGGGAGCTGGACATCGACGTCGAGGAGCTGGCGGCCACGCTGCTGGCCCTGGCCGTGGGTGACGAGGGCCCGCGCAGGCGCGAGGACCGGGGCGGCGAGCGCCCCCAGCGCGCCCGCCGGGAGGAGAACCTCGACTCCGAGGGGACCTTCCTGTCGGCTTCCTTCGAAGGCGGCAGGGAGAAGGGCCGTCGCGCAGAGCGGGGAGACCGCGGCGAGGGACGCCGCTCGGCCACGCGTTCCGGGCGCCGCGAGCACGAGGGCCCCGGGACCGTCTACCGCGTGGAGGTCGGGCACCGCGACCGGGTCCTGCCCGGAGCGATCGTGGGCGCGCTGGCCAACGAGGGCGGTATCGAGGGCTCCGACATCGGCAAGATCGACATCCTCCAGTCCTTCTCCCTGGTCACGATCTACGCCGACCTCAGCCCCGAGCAGCTGAGCGTCATGGGGCGGGCGACCTTTGCCGGCCGCGAGCTGCGGATCCGTCCCGACGAGGGGCCGGGGCACGGCTGGTCCGGCCCCAACGGCGAGCGGCGTCCTAAGCGGCGTGACTGGGAGGACCGCAGGGACCGTGGCGACCGCGGCGAGCGGTCGGAACGCGGTTTCCGTCCCCGCCGTGAGGACGGCGAGCGCGGCTGGAAGGACCGTGATGGGCGCGGCGGCAGGGGCGGCTACGACCGCTCGGAGCGCGGGGAGCGCCGTGACAACCGTCGTTGGGACGAGCGCCGTGGCGACCGCGACGGCTTCCGCGGCCGGCGCGAGGACCGGGGCGGTCGCGGCTACGACCGCGACGGGCACCGGGGCGAGCGCCATGGCTACGGCGAGCGCAACCAGAACCGCTTCGGCGGCCACCGGGGCGGCTTCCGCGGAGGGCGCGGTGAGCGCTGA